One window from the genome of Anolis sagrei isolate rAnoSag1 chromosome 4, rAnoSag1.mat, whole genome shotgun sequence encodes:
- the SLC25A32 gene encoding solute carrier family 25 member 32 — translation MSDSLSLPIGGERGEAKKPRDRGLPGFFSLSLSPMDSAAVPGAQRRCPGPASPPPPPAPPSQAPQERSPFRHVRYENLVAGLSGGVLSTLVLHPLDLVKIRFAVSDGLKLRPKYNGILHCLTTIWKEDGFRGLYRGVTPNVWGAGASWGLYFYFYNAIKSYKTEDRLESLGATEHLVSAAEAGAMTLCITNPIWVTKTRLVLQYESGIDSSKRQYKGMLDVLFKIYKYEGIRGLYKGFVPGLFGTSHGALQFMAYEELKTKYNRYRNRQFDLKLSTLEYITMAALSKIFAVAATYPYQVVRARLQDQHNRYSGVVDVIRRTWRKEGIHGFYKGIVPNLIRVTPACCITFVVYEKVSHFLIGLKNGG, via the exons ATGAGTGACAGCTTATCCCTGCCTATAGGAGGGGAACGGGGCGAGGCTAAGAAGCCACGCGACCGGGGCCTTCCcggcttcttctctctctctctctctccaatggACTCCGCCGCTGTTCCGGGAGCCCAGAGGCGCTGTCCCGGCCcggcttcccctcctcctcctcctgctcctccttctcAAGCCCCTCAGGAGCGGTCCCCCTTCAGGCACGTGCGCTACGAGAACCTGGTGGCCGGCCTCAGCGGCGGCGTCCTCTCCACTCTCGTGCTGCACCCGCTCGACTTGGTGAAGATCCGCTTCGCAG TGAGTGATGGCTTGAAGCTGAGACCTAAATACAATGGCATTTTGCACTGTTTGACAACCATCTGGAAAGAAGACGGATTCCGTGGCCTGTACCGAGGGGTGACGCCAAATGTGTGGGGTGCTGGGGCCTCGTGGGGCCTTTATTTTTACTT TTATAATGCTATTAAATCATACAAGACTGAAGATAGGTTGGAAAGCCTTGGAGCAACTGAACACCTTGTATCAGCTGCTGAAGCGG GAGCAATGACCTTGTGTATTACAAATCCAATCTGGGTGACAAAGACTCGACTTGTGTTACAATATGAATCTGGCATTGACTCATCGAAGAGGCAATACAAAGGGATGCTCGAtgtcctttttaaaatatataagtatGAAGGAATACGTGGCCTTTATAAG GGATTTGTGCCTGGTCTGTTTGGAACATCGCATGGAGCACTTCAATTCATGGCTTATGAAGAGCTGAAAACAAAGTACAATAGATACCGAAACAGACAATTTGATTTAAAATTG AGCACTTTAGAATATATCACAATGGCAGCCCTATCAAAGATATTTGCAGTTGCTGCAACATACCCATATCAAGTTGTGAGAGCACGCCTCCAGGATCAGCACAACAGATATTCAGGTGTAGTTGACGTCATCCGTAGGACATGGAG GAAAGAAGGAATTCATGGATTTTACAAAGGAATTGTACCTAACTTGATCAGAGTCACTCCTGCGTGTTGTATCACATTTGTAGTATATGAAAAAGTATCTCATTTTCTAATTGGCTTGAAGAATGGTGGGtga
- the CTHRC1 gene encoding LOW QUALITY PROTEIN: collagen triple helix repeat-containing protein 1 (The sequence of the model RefSeq protein was modified relative to this genomic sequence to represent the inferred CDS: inserted 4 bases in 2 codons), translating to MRLRFGRGWEVFGRRERQGPGSEARQGRNAWPGASFVLSSIGRRPVLEPGRPRMPCSWEWKKRVARGSWRPSFLFADPPEGKEGRKAGKEAGEASKRSLLPAALLRRRMKGWLVRSGQERGXDTAPFIPRRLPLLLLLFFXASPAMKPLRPGASLPPAFLLALLLLLAASSSSFSSSSQATESPKGKGKALLRQREVLDLYNGMCMQGPIGIPGRDGNPGVNGIPGTPGIPGRDGLKGEKGECMRESFEESWTPNYKQCSWSALNYGIDLGKIAECTFTKMRTNSALRVLFSGSLRLKCKNACCQRWYFTFNGAECSGPLPIEAIIYLDQGSPELNSTINIHRTSSVEGLCEGISAGLVDVAVWVGTCSDYPRGDASTGWNSVSRIIIEELPK from the exons ATGCGGCTTCGCTTTGGACGAGGCTGGGAGGTGTTTGGGAGACGAGAGAGGCAGGGGCCGGGGTCTGAGGCCAGGCAGGGAAGGAATGCCTGGCCGGGCGCCTCCTTTGTCCTCTCCTCCATCGGAAGGAGGCCAGTCCTGGAGCCTGGGAGGCCAAGAATGCCTTGCAGCTGGGAGTGGAAAAAGAGGGTCGCAAGGGGCAGCTGGAGACCCTCCTTCCTCTTCGCAGACCCCCcggaggggaaagagggaaggaaggcaggcaaagAGGCAGGAGAGGCGTCCAAGCGCAGCCTCCTTCCTGCCGCTCTCTTGCGGCGCCGAATGAAAGGCTGGCTTGTGCGCTCTGGGCAGGAAAGGGG GGACACTGCCCCATTCATTCCTCGacggctccctctcctcctcctcctcttctt ggcTTCTCCAGCCATGAAGCCCCTTCGCCCCGGAGCCTCGCTGCCCCCGGCCTTCCTCCTGGCTCTTCTCCTGCTCCTGGccgcctcttcctcttctttttcctcttcttctcaggCGACGGAGAGCCCCAAAGGCAAGGGCAAGGCGCTGCTGCGGCAGAGGGAGGTGCTGGACCTG TACAATGGAATGTGTATGCAAGGACCGATTGGTATTCCTGGAAGGGATGGCAACCCTGGAGTCAATGGAATCCCTGGAACGCCTGGGATCCCCGGCCGCGATGGGcttaaaggagaaaaaggagagtgTATGCGAGAAAGCTTCGAGGAGTCTTGGACACCCAACTATAAACAGTGTTCATGGAGTGCTCTGAACTACGGCATAGACCTTGGAAAAATTGCA GAATGCACATTTACAAAGATGCGTACCAACAGTGCCTTGAGAGTCCTCTTCAGTGGATCACTGCGACTCAAATGCAAAAATGCCTGTTGTCAGCGATGGTATTTTACATTTAATGGAGCCGAGTGCTCTGGGCCACTTCCTATCGAAGCTATAATCTATTTAGATCAAGGAAGTCCAGAATTAAATTCTACTATTAACATACACCGTACCTCTTCAG TGGAAGGATTGTGCGAAGGAATCAGTGCTGGCCTGGTGGATGTTGCTGTTTGGGTTGGCACATGCTCTGATTACCCAAGAGGAGATGCTTCAACTGGATGGAACTCGGTCTCTCGTATTATTATAGAAGAATTGCCAAAGTAG